From one Coffea eugenioides isolate CCC68of chromosome 11, Ceug_1.0, whole genome shotgun sequence genomic stretch:
- the LOC113754107 gene encoding tryptophan--tRNA ligase, cytoplasmic yields the protein MPSSNPRARHFPPPMSSTSLSPEGEEVAEEEQVVTPWEVSAKQGGKIDYGKLIDQFGCQRLDQSLIDRVQRLTNRHPHVFLRRGVFFAHRDFTDILDAYERGDKFYLYTGRGPSSEALHLGHLVPFMFTKYLQDAFKVPLVIQLTDDEKCMWKNLSVEESQRLARENAKDLIACGFDISRTFIFCDFDYVGGAFYKNMVRVAKCVTYNKVVGIFGFTGEDHIGKVSFPPVQAVPSFPSSFPHLFSGRENLRCLIPCAIDQDPYFRMTRDVAPRIGYSKPSLIESTFFPALQGETGKMSASDPNSAIYVTDTAKDIKNKINKYAFSGGQDTTEKQRKFGANLEVDIPIKYLEFFLDDDAELEQIRREYGAGHLLTGEVKRRVIEVLTELVERHRRARAAVTDEMVDAFMAVRPLPNMFS from the exons ATGCCATCCTCAAACCCTCGAGCTCGCCACTTTCCACCACCAATGTCGTCGACGTCCTTATCCCCCGAAGGAGAAGAAGTAGCAGAAGAAGAACAAGTAGTGACTCCATGGGAGGTATCCGCCAAGCAAGGCGGCAAAATTGACTACGGCAAACTGATTGATCAATTTGGCTGTCAAAGACTCGACCAGTCCTTAATCGACCGCGTCCAACGCCTCACCAATCGGCATCCTCACGTTTTTCTCCGCCGCGGCGTCTTCTTCGCGCACCGGGATTTTACTGATATTCTCGACGCCTACGAAAGAGGAGACAAGTTTTATTTGTATACCGGCCGTGGACCTTCTTCCGAAGCCCTGCATCTCGGCCATCTTGTTCCGTTTATGTTCACCAA GTACCTGCAGGATGCTTTTAAGGTTCCACTTGTAATACAGTTGACTGATGATGAGAAGTGCATGTGGAAGAATCTGTCAGTAGAGGAGAGTCAGAGACTTGCACGAGAGAATGCTAAGGATCTGATTGCATGTGGATTCGACATTTCGAGGACCTTTATTTTCTGTGATTTTGACTATGTTGGTGG TGCCTTCTACAAGAACATGGTGAGGGTTGCAAAATGCGTCACTTACAATAAG GTTGTTGGCATTTTTGGTTTCACTGGGGAAGATCACATTGGAAAAGTTAGTTTTCCTCCTGTTCAG GCTGTTCCATCCTTTCCAAGTTCATTTCCGCATCTTTTCTCTGGTAGAGAGAATCTTCGCTGCTTGATTCCATGTGCAATTGACCAG gaTCCTTACTTTCGGATGACACGAGATGTTGCTCCTAGAATAGGATACAGTAAGCCCTCATTGATCGAATCAACATTCTTTCCTGCACTTCAg GGAGAGACTGGCAAAATGAGTGCTAGTGATCCAAATTCTGCTATATATGTGACAGATACTGCAAAGGACATAAAAAACAAG ATTAATAAATATGCCTTCTCTGGTGGACAAGATACTACAGAGAAACAAAGGAAGTTTGGAGCAAACCTTGAG gtGGATATACCCATTAAATATCTTGAGTTTTTTCTTGATGATGATGCTGAACTGGAACAGATTAGGAGG gAATATGGAGCTGGGCATTTGCTAACAGGTGAAGTTAAAAGGCGGGTTATTGAAGTTCTAACTGAATTGGTAGAAAGACATCGCCGAGCCCGTGCTGCAGTGACTGATGAG ATGGTTGATGCATTTATGGCAGTACGACCTCTTCCAAACATGTTCAGCTAA